In Drosophila innubila isolate TH190305 chromosome 2R unlocalized genomic scaffold, UK_Dinn_1.0 1_C_2R, whole genome shotgun sequence, the following are encoded in one genomic region:
- the LOC117783020 gene encoding putative uncharacterized protein DDB_G0271606, giving the protein MLLQFMLPNARIIFIQMVMLALVTTTCAKKTDEYILTLKTHNNQALHINAQGRVTAEDISLAQSFTMDSVGDVLSEDFKISIYAKDVGLYLCFVQGKLVGKKNVTKDCHFKESMDHGYYKYTNAYNETLRVGIKRNNRPVGPRDLHKWRRLRNACFLFYRMKVEHFHRNLANLKTTTTATTSSSTSTTTTTTTSTTSTTTTTTTTTPSPVAVTKRARGKPLRRRQPTKTTITTTSKSINSDSSSTHNNNNNNINNSNSNNNSNNNSLKSYNNLQNRDALREQQIIKHNQQLYQRQQHRQQQKLLHRQRHRPHAKASGAMQQPHTKNLVVRHHHNNATLMEQRRRRKQRRQKQQQQQQQQMDEEEEEHQKGQQSAEQLPTASSSSSSSYTATVASTALTATASLAPSALNLFAMLAASRRKRGRRKRAASGGSGGADMDMQLVEQTSEQQQSQQQQDEDVQHLQQQQQQQQEQQQQNEYSKAYVNSNLNLKQILNNNLHLNLNLNLNSNSPNVNNAIPALPKNYNYLYSNEHYNMNTKSSTTDSSSLDTSTKFDSPNSHSNSDSHTDSHSDNDSHSDSQLRESINFDENIDNNLKNQQLNIDRIESVLVVATNRNHIDVNNINDDRPSNSNYNNNHNNNKNIINNSDESQQEEEQLQSSLTGLQLQQQQQLQLQQQQQQQQQQPNIINLNANINVVNDDNDDNHNHNSNYNEQFANDDETIRIQNKYETHIVQYKPDVFI; this is encoded by the exons AT GTTACTACAGTTCATGCTGCCCAATGCCaggattatttttatacagatG GTAATGCTTGCTCTTGTAACTACAACATGTGCAAAGAAAACCGACGAATACATATTAACTCTCAAGACCCACAACAATCAGGCGCTACACATCAATGCGCAAGGCAGGGTAACTGCAGAGGATATATCACTGGCAC AATCCTTCACAATGGACAGTGTTGGCGATGTACTCAGCGAGGATTTCAAAATCAGCATCTATGCCAAGGATGTGGGCTTATATTTGTGCTTTGTCCAAGGCAAACTTGTTGGAAAG AAAAACGTCACAAAGGATTGCCACTTCAAAGAGTCAATGGATCATGGTTATTATAAGTATACCAATGCCTATAATGAAACGCTGCGTGTGGGAATCAAGCGTAATAATCGACCTGTTGGACCTAGAGATCTACATAAGTGGCGTCGGCTGCGAAATGCGTGTTTCTTGTTTTATCGCATGAAGGTTGAACATTTCCACAGAAACCTGGCGAATTTgaagacaacgacaacagcaacaactagcAGCAGCAcctccacaacaacaacaacaacaacgtcgacaacatcgacaacaacaaccacaacaacaacaacgccgaGCCCAGTGGCAGTGACAAAACGCGCACGTGGCAAACCGCTGCGTCGCAGGcagccaacaaaaacaacaataacaacaacatcaaaaagtATTAATAGCGATAGTTCTTCtacccacaacaacaacaacaacaatattaacaatagcaacagcaacaacaacagcaacaacaatagcctTAAGTCCTACAACAATTTGCAGAATAGAGACGCGCTGCGTGAGCAACAGATTATCAAACACAATCAGCAGCTCTATCAACGCCAGCAACAtcggcagcagcagaaactgTTGCACCGCCAGCGACATCGGCCACATGCGAAAGCCTCCGGTGCCATGCAACAGCCACACACCAAAAATTTGGTGGTGCGTCATCATCACAACAATGCGACGTTAATGGAACAACGACGGCGACGCAAGCAGCGACgccagaagcagcagcagcagcagcaacaacaaatggatgaggaggaggaggagcaccAAAAGGGGCAACAATCAGCCGAGCAATTGCCCACAGCATCGTCCTCCTCGTCGTCTTCGTACACGGCAACTGTAGCATCCACAGCGCTGACAGCAACCGCCTCCCTGGCGCCCTCTGCCCTCAATCTGTTCGCCATGCTGGCAGCGAGTCGACGCAAGCGTGGACGCCGAAAACGTGCAGCATCAGGTGGCAGCGGTGGTGCCGACATGGATATGCAGCTGGTGGAGCAGACATCCGAGCAGCAacagtcgcagcagcagcaagatgAGGATGTGCAacacttgcaacagcaacagcaacagcagcaggagcaacagcaacaaaatgaataCTCAAAAGCCTATGTTAATagtaatttaaacttaaaacaaatactaaataataatttacatttaaatttaaatctaaatctaAATAGTAATAGCCCTAATGTTAATAATGCAATACCTGCCTTGCCAAAAAACTACAACTACTTGTACAGTAACGAGCATTATAATATGAATACTAAAAGTAGCACGACTGATTCTAGTAGTTTAGACACTAGCACTAAGTTCGATAGTCCAAATAGCCATAGCAATAGCGATAGCCATACCGATAGCCATAGCGATAACGATAGCCATAGCGATAGCCAGTTGAGAGAGTCGATCAATTTCGATGAGAACATTGACAATAATCTTAAGAACCAACAATTAAATATCGATCGAATTGAGagtgttcttgttgttgccacaaatcGCAATCATATTgatgttaataatataaatgacgATAGGCCAAGCAacagcaattacaacaataaccacaataataataaaaatattataaataatagtgaTGAAAgccagcaagaagaagaacagcTGCAGAGTTCCTTAACTGGCctacaactgcagcagcaacaacaactgcaactgcaacaacaacagcagcagcaacaacaacaacctaatattattaatttaaatgcaaatattaatgttgttaacgatgataatgatgataatcaTAATCACAATAGTAATTATAATGAGCAATTTGCGAATGACGATGAAACGATacgaattcaaaataaatatgaaacacATATAGTACAATACAAACCTGAcgtattcatttaa